In Paludisphaera rhizosphaerae, one DNA window encodes the following:
- a CDS encoding BlaI/MecI/CopY family transcriptional regulator, which translates to MARPRAEQPTPGELEVLKVLWEMSRPATVREVLDVLNAQAEKPRAYTSAMSLLNVMTDKGLLRRSPQGRAFVYEPESGREPTLRSMLGETLRRAYDGSARLLVAHLLDQSSPSAEELDAIRTLLDEYASKTPEPDPKGGGSCSTSRPRRRKG; encoded by the coding sequence ATGGCGCGTCCCCGCGCGGAGCAGCCGACGCCCGGCGAGCTTGAGGTCTTGAAGGTGCTCTGGGAGATGTCCCGGCCGGCGACGGTCCGGGAGGTCCTCGACGTCCTCAACGCCCAGGCGGAGAAGCCTCGGGCCTACACGTCGGCCATGAGTCTGCTGAATGTGATGACGGACAAGGGCCTGCTGCGACGATCGCCGCAAGGTCGGGCCTTCGTCTACGAGCCCGAAAGCGGCCGCGAGCCGACTCTGCGATCCATGCTGGGCGAGACCCTGCGCCGGGCCTACGACGGCTCGGCCCGCCTCCTCGTCGCCCACCTGCTCGACCAGTCGTCGCCCTCGGCCGAGGAGCTGGACGCCATCCGCACGCTCCTCGACGAATACGCATCCAAAACCCCCGAGCCCGACCCGAAAGGAGGCGGATCATGCTCGACTTCGCGACCGAGGCGACGCAAGGGCTAA
- a CDS encoding ParB/RepB/Spo0J family partition protein, with protein MTTRVPSPGPPRDVGAAEMDIRNVALDDLVLDPDLNLRDRLDDFTVERYAEAWDRLPPITVYEVDERWLLADGFHRHAAAIMLGKRTIPAEIRPGSFNEALDYVSSVNLFHGLPLSRTERRRAVEVKLKLHHDWSDRRTAEELGVSRELVAKIRKQLIDGHQIPNNPGRVGADGKLYTTAGLPKDPNENRPRDNLSGGASPETAERGRRNMSAATAPWDEEAPARASSGPPIAEEVHFAGGVDPRIVAMQAPVEVEAPSIDELLNVMAKQIMDVVGWTEAEGFIESYRTASSNARGVFHAAVIKMAARADRLRRA; from the coding sequence GTGACGACGCGCGTCCCTTCACCTGGACCGCCGCGCGACGTGGGAGCGGCCGAGATGGACATCCGCAACGTGGCTCTGGACGACCTGGTCCTCGACCCCGACCTCAACCTGCGCGACCGCCTGGACGACTTCACCGTCGAGCGATACGCCGAGGCGTGGGACCGGCTCCCTCCCATCACCGTCTACGAGGTCGACGAGCGCTGGCTGCTCGCCGACGGCTTCCACCGCCACGCCGCGGCCATCATGCTCGGCAAGCGGACGATCCCGGCCGAGATCCGCCCCGGCTCGTTCAACGAAGCTCTCGACTACGTCTCCAGCGTCAACCTCTTCCACGGCCTCCCGCTCTCACGGACGGAGCGTCGGCGGGCCGTCGAGGTCAAGCTCAAGCTGCACCACGACTGGTCGGACCGTCGCACGGCCGAGGAGCTGGGCGTCTCGCGTGAGCTGGTGGCGAAGATCCGCAAGCAGCTCATCGACGGCCACCAGATCCCCAACAATCCAGGCCGCGTCGGGGCCGACGGCAAGCTCTACACCACGGCCGGTCTGCCCAAGGATCCCAACGAGAACCGTCCGCGCGACAACCTGTCCGGCGGCGCTTCGCCCGAGACCGCCGAACGCGGCCGCCGGAACATGTCGGCGGCCACCGCTCCCTGGGACGAAGAGGCCCCGGCGCGGGCGTCCTCCGGCCCGCCGATCGCCGAGGAGGTCCACTTCGCCGGCGGCGTCGATCCTCGGATCGTCGCCATGCAGGCCCCCGTTGAGGTGGAGGCCCCTTCGATCGACGAGCTGCTCAACGTCATGGCCAAGCAGATCATGGACGTCGTCGGCTGGACCGAGGCCGAGGGCTTCATCGAGAGCTATCGCACCGCCAGCTCCAACGCGCGAGGCGTCTTCCACGCCGCAGTCATCAAGATGGCTGCACGAGCCGATCGGTTGCGACGGGCCTGA
- a CDS encoding M28 family metallopeptidase: MSRLRRSAPLLLSFLLALIARPLPGQEPTPLGFSPAARAPHLDAERKAQAVPTADNARKWLRTITAEPHPAGSPADEKTAKFVRDRLVEWGWKAEIVPYEVLLNQPSAPPTLGIDRPDALDLDIDEEPIATDKDSANSNAFPPFHGFGVSGSASGQVVYANYGKPEDFKQLEDLGIDVRDKIVLCRYGGLFRGLKVLNAQRRGAKGILIYSDPGDDGFAKGDVYPDGPFRPDSAVQRGSVQFLSLGPGDPSTPNGPSIAGAARLPIDVRFGFPLQFDEQVKEWEAKTGLKRHEYFATIPSIPIGYRAANELLTRLAGANAPNGWQGGLPTAYHVGPGPAEATMTVSTEYKVRTIWNVIAVLPGSVEPDRWVMLGNHRDAWVHGAVDPGSGTAATLETCRALGKAVKDGWKPRRTILYASWDAEEYGLIGSTEWAEQFAADVDRKAALMLNVDSAVSGPELSASGVPSLRDLVLDAAATVTDARTGRPLRDIWLSARRSGWVSSSPLVLADPFWARNGQPAKPLGFVPQMGPLGSGSDYTAFLDHLGVPAMDVDFSGKYGVYHSIYDDFNWMEKFGDPEFLTHATAARLYTAILMRAAGAEVLPFRFTAYADALRGYVDELRLMHVRQVRKAATPPADENFEGLPALADAVLAFDAEARALDAALVAVANQDGARPEKLEALNEALTRIERAFLLPEGLPGRTWFKHGVYAPGLTTGYASWPLPAIREGIELNKPDLVKTGVPATVQAIARASAAIHQAAAIATQP; encoded by the coding sequence ATGTCCAGACTCCGTCGATCGGCCCCCCTCCTCCTCTCCTTTCTACTCGCCCTCATCGCCAGACCACTCCCCGGCCAGGAGCCGACGCCCCTCGGCTTTTCGCCGGCAGCCCGCGCCCCGCACCTGGACGCCGAGCGCAAGGCCCAGGCCGTCCCGACCGCCGACAACGCCCGCAAGTGGCTGCGGACGATCACCGCCGAGCCCCACCCCGCGGGCTCCCCGGCCGACGAAAAAACTGCGAAGTTCGTCCGCGACAGGCTCGTCGAATGGGGATGGAAGGCCGAGATCGTCCCCTATGAGGTGCTCCTCAACCAACCCTCCGCGCCGCCGACGCTCGGCATCGACCGCCCCGACGCCCTCGATCTGGACATCGACGAGGAGCCGATAGCGACCGACAAGGACTCAGCCAACTCCAACGCCTTCCCCCCCTTCCACGGCTTCGGCGTCTCGGGCTCGGCGTCCGGACAGGTCGTCTACGCCAACTACGGCAAGCCGGAGGACTTCAAGCAGCTCGAGGATCTGGGAATCGACGTCCGCGACAAGATCGTCCTCTGCCGGTACGGCGGCCTCTTCCGCGGATTGAAGGTTCTGAACGCCCAGCGCCGGGGAGCGAAGGGGATCCTGATTTACTCCGACCCCGGCGACGACGGCTTCGCCAAGGGGGACGTCTACCCCGACGGTCCCTTCCGCCCCGATTCGGCCGTCCAGCGCGGGAGCGTCCAGTTCCTTTCGCTCGGCCCCGGCGACCCCTCCACCCCCAACGGCCCGTCGATCGCCGGCGCGGCTCGACTGCCGATCGACGTTCGCTTCGGCTTCCCGCTCCAGTTCGACGAGCAGGTCAAGGAATGGGAGGCGAAGACCGGCCTCAAACGCCACGAGTATTTCGCGACGATCCCCTCGATCCCGATCGGCTACCGCGCGGCGAACGAGCTGCTGACTCGACTGGCCGGCGCCAACGCCCCTAACGGCTGGCAAGGCGGACTGCCGACCGCCTATCACGTCGGCCCCGGACCGGCCGAAGCGACGATGACCGTCTCGACCGAGTACAAGGTCAGGACGATCTGGAACGTGATCGCCGTACTCCCCGGCTCGGTCGAACCCGATCGCTGGGTCATGCTGGGCAACCACCGCGACGCCTGGGTCCACGGGGCCGTCGACCCCGGCAGCGGCACGGCCGCGACCCTGGAGACCTGCCGGGCGCTCGGCAAGGCCGTGAAAGACGGCTGGAAGCCGCGCCGGACGATCCTCTACGCAAGCTGGGACGCCGAGGAATACGGCCTGATCGGCTCGACCGAGTGGGCCGAGCAGTTCGCCGCCGACGTCGACCGCAAGGCGGCCCTCATGCTCAACGTCGATTCGGCCGTCAGCGGTCCCGAGCTGAGCGCCTCGGGCGTTCCCTCGCTCCGCGACCTGGTCCTCGACGCCGCCGCCACGGTGACGGACGCCCGCACGGGCCGCCCCCTGCGCGACATCTGGCTCAGCGCCCGGCGCTCGGGCTGGGTGTCGTCGAGCCCTCTCGTCCTGGCCGACCCGTTCTGGGCCCGCAACGGCCAGCCGGCGAAGCCGCTGGGCTTCGTCCCGCAGATGGGTCCGCTTGGTTCCGGTTCGGACTACACGGCGTTCCTGGACCACCTGGGCGTGCCGGCGATGGACGTCGATTTCTCCGGCAAGTACGGCGTGTATCACTCGATCTACGACGACTTCAACTGGATGGAAAAGTTCGGCGACCCCGAGTTCCTCACGCACGCGACCGCCGCCCGGCTCTACACGGCGATCCTGATGCGAGCTGCCGGCGCTGAGGTCCTCCCCTTCCGCTTCACCGCGTACGCCGACGCCCTCCGCGGCTACGTCGACGAGTTGCGGCTGATGCACGTTCGCCAGGTCCGCAAGGCGGCGACTCCCCCAGCCGACGAGAACTTCGAGGGCCTCCCCGCCCTGGCCGACGCCGTCCTCGCCTTCGACGCCGAGGCCCGCGCGCTCGATGCCGCCCTCGTCGCGGTGGCGAACCAGGACGGCGCGCGTCCTGAAAAGCTAGAGGCGTTGAACGAGGCCCTGACGCGCATTGAGCGTGCGTTTCTGCTCCCCGAAGGACTCCCCGGCCGAACCTGGTTCAAGCACGGCGTCTACGCGCCGGGGCTCACCACCGGATATGCCTCGTGGCCGCTGCCAGCGATCCGCGAAGGGATCGAGCTGAACAAGCCCGACCTCGTCAAAACGGGCGTCCCAGCCACCGTCCAGGCCATCGCCCGCGCCTCCGCCGCGATCCACCAGGCCGCCGCGATCGCGACGCAACCCTGA
- a CDS encoding APC family permease translates to METQTISSPAPAQTQPVVLPRVLGPIAALCVVVGSVIGSGIFIVPARVAHELPFLGGIIGIWIVAGAFTTAGALTLAELGAMIPQAGGPYVYLREAYGKLPAFLFGWSELTVSRAGSMATLAAAFARYFAQIFPAPESIHGAVWQAMAAVSAITIVTFINVLGTKGGGGLQVVGTALKVGGVLTLIALPFIVGGGSVQNLSPWSLPADYKGSLFSAAMVAMVGVLWAYDGWMNVTPLAEEIRDPGRNIPMAMVLGMSSLVAIYLTMTIAYHYVLPMAAVSAAHDASSANIANAVAAVYCKTLLGANGVLAISALVMCSTFISLNGNALTGPRSYFAMARDGLLPAWFDRIHPRFQTPSNAIIAQAIWAITLTIVGTAMILVPPPTSSGWLPDFVTSAWTTLNRKHLYDILLDYVIFGATVFYMLAITSVFVLRKTRPDTPRPYKTWGYPFTPMLFVGASLLLLGSMLANHETRMQALGGGVLILLGVPAYYLLRRKPTLAESAG, encoded by the coding sequence ATGGAAACTCAGACAATCTCGTCCCCTGCGCCCGCGCAGACGCAACCCGTCGTCTTGCCGCGCGTGCTGGGGCCGATCGCCGCGCTCTGCGTGGTGGTCGGGTCGGTCATCGGCTCGGGGATCTTCATCGTGCCGGCCCGCGTGGCGCATGAACTCCCCTTTCTGGGCGGGATCATCGGGATCTGGATCGTCGCGGGAGCCTTCACCACCGCCGGGGCGCTGACGCTCGCCGAGTTGGGGGCGATGATCCCGCAGGCGGGCGGGCCTTACGTCTACCTTCGCGAGGCCTACGGTAAGCTGCCGGCCTTTCTCTTCGGCTGGTCAGAGCTGACCGTTTCCCGCGCCGGGTCGATGGCGACGCTCGCGGCGGCCTTCGCCCGTTACTTCGCCCAGATCTTCCCCGCGCCGGAATCGATCCACGGGGCCGTCTGGCAGGCGATGGCCGCCGTCAGCGCCATCACCATCGTCACCTTCATCAACGTGTTGGGGACGAAGGGGGGCGGCGGGTTGCAGGTGGTCGGCACAGCGCTGAAGGTCGGCGGCGTTCTCACGCTCATCGCCCTGCCGTTCATCGTGGGGGGCGGCAGCGTCCAGAACCTCTCGCCCTGGAGCCTCCCGGCCGACTACAAGGGGAGCCTCTTCTCGGCCGCGATGGTCGCCATGGTCGGCGTCCTCTGGGCCTACGACGGCTGGATGAACGTCACGCCGCTGGCCGAGGAAATCCGAGACCCCGGCCGCAACATCCCGATGGCGATGGTTCTGGGAATGTCCAGCCTCGTCGCGATCTACCTCACGATGACGATCGCCTATCACTACGTCCTGCCGATGGCCGCCGTCTCCGCCGCTCACGATGCCAGTAGCGCGAACATCGCGAACGCGGTCGCCGCCGTCTACTGCAAGACGCTGCTCGGGGCGAACGGCGTTCTTGCGATCTCCGCGTTGGTGATGTGCTCGACCTTCATCTCGCTCAACGGCAACGCTCTGACCGGCCCTCGCTCCTACTTCGCGATGGCCCGCGACGGCCTGTTGCCGGCCTGGTTCGACCGGATCCACCCCCGGTTCCAGACGCCTTCCAACGCGATCATCGCCCAGGCGATCTGGGCGATCACGCTGACCATCGTGGGGACGGCCATGATCCTCGTGCCGCCGCCGACCTCGTCGGGCTGGCTGCCCGACTTCGTCACGTCCGCCTGGACGACCCTCAACCGCAAGCACCTGTACGACATCCTGCTGGACTACGTCATCTTCGGCGCAACGGTCTTCTACATGCTGGCGATCACCAGCGTGTTCGTCCTCCGGAAGACCCGGCCCGACACTCCCCGCCCGTACAAGACCTGGGGCTATCCCTTCACCCCCATGCTCTTCGTGGGCGCCTCGCTGCTGCTCCTGGGCTCGATGCTGGCCAACCATGAGACCCGGATGCAGGCCCTCGGCGGCGGCGTGCTGATCCTCCTGGGCGTGCCGGCGTACTACCTGCTGAGGCGCAAACCGACGCTCGCCGAATCAGCCGGCTGA
- a CDS encoding M56 family metallopeptidase, protein MSGFPTPTLLQLSDLVWMSLLHATWLGFVMSLAAKVAASLGWPASHRGRHALFVAGLGLVAVGGPGMGVAHRVCVSESTEPTTFRTTITPGSVDFSSSAASARPVVSPRPETARPVGSRLWEWIALACGWVDSSRGYVTAMWAVGASACGSALLIGALTLPRLRRQASPSPILQSQALRLVRLLRLRRIPAVLEHPRIVEPCLTGVVRPIILLPSNWLASASGDEIDAVLAHELAHAKRLDHWTNLFQRAVEALLFFHPGVLGLSRRARLGAEFAADALAARLTGDPLALARALDSVARSKPPRQRPMSFRLAVTGDRTALFSRIQELLGMKPNRPRLTFGSLAALPVAAATVIFTVNSGVGSPPPQPAEPMQVRVDGVKTNRPPAELNGRDLPQDVLKRLSTTRPRNLSHDDLVTLVRTIPHDKGDPARLSRDELLAIAAPNQVSFEVRYFSVPVNPSGMRPSVVAMEDKPALVFPNISNSILPDDLFKWSSKTGLRSPRVTTWERASAILSAGSLVVPDDPMLLAVRTAGDQGRLDERIVGRLDGATQDPTTVASVIDGAGARLVLQLSAVRKPGGHAVEVRFLGSLPENRNVPEGARRTVQRRATLNVPDGCGIQLDTGLDIVGAGDAPPPGPHLRTIAVISLLHIPNDEEEEAMEGPVVEFPPVQTSPH, encoded by the coding sequence ATGTCAGGATTCCCTACCCCAACGCTGCTGCAGTTGAGCGATCTGGTCTGGATGTCGCTGCTGCACGCGACCTGGCTCGGGTTCGTCATGAGCCTCGCGGCCAAGGTGGCTGCATCGCTCGGATGGCCTGCGTCGCATCGAGGCCGGCACGCCTTGTTCGTCGCGGGCCTGGGACTCGTCGCAGTCGGCGGTCCAGGCATGGGGGTTGCGCACCGAGTCTGTGTATCCGAGTCAACCGAGCCAACGACCTTTCGCACGACGATCACGCCGGGTTCGGTTGACTTTTCATCATCGGCCGCTTCAGCACGCCCGGTTGTTTCACCACGACCGGAGACCGCGAGGCCGGTGGGCTCTCGCCTCTGGGAGTGGATCGCCTTGGCCTGCGGTTGGGTCGACTCCTCGCGAGGATACGTCACAGCCATGTGGGCGGTGGGCGCGTCGGCCTGCGGCTCGGCGCTGCTGATCGGAGCGCTGACGTTGCCCCGACTACGCCGCCAGGCGAGTCCCAGCCCGATCCTGCAAAGCCAAGCCTTGCGACTGGTGAGGCTGTTGCGCCTGCGTCGAATCCCAGCCGTTCTTGAGCATCCCCGGATCGTCGAACCCTGCCTCACCGGCGTCGTTCGACCGATCATCCTGCTGCCGTCGAATTGGCTGGCCTCGGCTTCCGGGGACGAAATCGACGCCGTTCTCGCCCACGAGCTGGCCCACGCGAAAAGGCTCGATCACTGGACGAACCTTTTCCAACGCGCTGTCGAAGCCCTGCTCTTCTTCCACCCCGGCGTCCTGGGCCTTTCCCGGCGCGCCCGCCTCGGGGCCGAGTTCGCCGCCGACGCCCTGGCCGCCCGCCTGACGGGCGACCCACTGGCCCTGGCTCGCGCCCTCGATTCCGTCGCCCGCTCGAAACCGCCTCGTCAGCGTCCCATGTCCTTCCGTCTCGCCGTGACTGGTGACCGCACCGCCCTGTTCTCTCGCATTCAGGAGCTGCTCGGCATGAAGCCCAACCGTCCTCGCCTGACGTTCGGATCACTCGCGGCCCTGCCGGTCGCTGCGGCAACGGTGATCTTCACCGTCAACTCCGGCGTGGGTTCACCCCCTCCTCAGCCTGCGGAGCCGATGCAGGTCCGAGTCGATGGTGTGAAGACCAACCGCCCTCCCGCCGAGTTGAATGGTCGCGATCTCCCCCAGGATGTCCTCAAGCGGCTCAGTACGACGCGGCCCAGAAACCTTTCACACGACGACCTTGTCACACTCGTCCGAACCATTCCCCATGACAAAGGCGATCCGGCGCGATTGTCGCGTGATGAGTTGTTGGCGATCGCCGCGCCGAACCAGGTCAGCTTCGAGGTGAGGTATTTCAGCGTACCCGTCAACCCGAGCGGCATGAGGCCCAGCGTCGTAGCCATGGAGGACAAACCGGCCTTGGTCTTTCCAAACATCAGCAATTCGATTCTGCCCGACGACCTCTTCAAGTGGTCGTCCAAGACCGGTTTGAGATCGCCCCGAGTCACCACCTGGGAACGTGCTTCCGCGATCCTATCCGCCGGTTCGCTCGTCGTTCCCGACGACCCCATGTTGCTTGCGGTCCGAACGGCCGGCGATCAGGGCCGTCTCGACGAGCGAATCGTCGGTCGCCTCGACGGAGCCACGCAGGACCCGACGACGGTCGCGTCCGTCATCGACGGAGCCGGAGCGCGACTGGTTCTGCAACTATCCGCCGTACGCAAACCAGGAGGCCATGCGGTGGAGGTGCGTTTCCTCGGTTCGCTGCCCGAGAACCGAAACGTCCCTGAGGGCGCGAGGCGAACCGTCCAGCGTCGCGCGACCCTCAACGTTCCCGACGGGTGCGGCATTCAACTCGATACCGGACTGGACATCGTCGGAGCCGGCGACGCACCACCTCCAGGGCCACATCTCCGAACGATCGCCGTCATCTCCCTTCTCCATATACCCAACGACGAGGAAGAGGAGGCGATGGAAGGCCCCGTCGTCGAATTCCCGCCCGTCCAAACCAGCCCGCACTGA
- a CDS encoding SDR family oxidoreductase, translated as MRILLTGATGRIGAYLRDPLNMRGWEVVRWAGSHAVDLTDPGAVSRGLDQADADVVLHAAAISDAETCRRDPDRARTINVEAVAWISEWCAARGRRLVFTSTDMVFDGTKPWSTESDEPRPILAYGATKRAAELEALKAPDSVVARICLLYGPTLCDRETFYDKAVGQLRAGAPQTFFDDEFRTPLDYATAARALAMLAASDFRGIVHVGGAERLSRFELMTKVARGLGLDGSLVRSNSRAEASFSEPRPADVSLDTSRLAALLPTLERPPVEEAVRAMARGSAG; from the coding sequence ATGCGGATTCTGTTGACGGGCGCGACGGGAAGGATCGGCGCGTATTTACGCGATCCTCTGAACATGCGGGGCTGGGAGGTCGTCCGCTGGGCGGGTTCCCATGCGGTCGACTTGACGGATCCTGGGGCCGTCTCGCGGGGCCTCGATCAGGCCGATGCCGACGTCGTCCTGCACGCCGCAGCCATCAGCGACGCCGAGACGTGCCGCCGCGATCCCGACCGGGCGCGGACGATCAACGTGGAGGCCGTCGCCTGGATCTCCGAGTGGTGCGCGGCAAGGGGACGACGCCTGGTCTTCACCTCGACCGACATGGTCTTCGACGGTACGAAGCCCTGGTCGACCGAGTCCGACGAGCCGAGGCCGATCCTGGCCTACGGCGCGACCAAACGAGCGGCCGAGTTGGAGGCCCTGAAAGCCCCCGATTCCGTCGTCGCCCGGATCTGCCTGCTTTACGGCCCGACGCTCTGCGATCGCGAGACCTTCTACGACAAGGCCGTCGGCCAGCTCCGAGCGGGCGCGCCCCAGACGTTCTTCGACGACGAGTTCCGCACGCCCCTCGACTATGCGACGGCCGCGCGGGCGTTGGCGATGCTGGCGGCGTCGGACTTCCGAGGGATCGTCCACGTCGGAGGGGCGGAGCGTCTCAGCCGGTTCGAGTTGATGACGAAGGTCGCTCGCGGCCTGGGGCTGGACGGGAGCCTCGTCCGATCCAACAGCCGGGCCGAGGCCTCCTTCTCGGAGCCTCGCCCGGCCGACGTCTCGCTCGACACGTCCCGGCTGGCCGCCCTCCTCCCGACTCTCGAACGACCTCCCGTCGAGGAGGCCGTGCGAGCGATGGCGAGAGGCTCAGCCGGCTGA
- a CDS encoding M56 family metallopeptidase yields the protein MLDFATEATQGLSDLIWLALLHSTWIGLAIGSISAVAAWLIPPAAHRARHLMHLAALALLFGGSLVGGVVQTGFSRSETEPRVQGVPSAVERSPESITLRITPTEPAESPPPSPSPRGETHVDVGWIKARAASVVQALRPVAMAAWCLGAATFGLMLVLGSSSLRRIRRESTPAEVLDGRARTFSRLLRLRRVPEIRVHSGISEPCLAGLVRPVVLLPADWLATATVDEVNAVLAHELSHARRLDHLTYPALRFVQACLFFHPCVYWLSRNARREAEHAADILAARITGDPAALARALESVARLQTRRPTIHRLGLALGGERSSLLPRIQELLGMTPKRPRPIIWPLAAFPAAVVFAGIAATARPVPNLDGPSAFPSAASAPTPKRYFPRPKPPAAPVPLTREERKRLLWMDRQKITAEDQRRLDSLAKISFKLQTLNMTESAWRRLSKEGYHDLSTLQPGRAWRVDTTTLNTELSRLDSSELKRTPGTPNTQTYYEGVQGGIRLIHGGTSTASSWTACTNQSDFRLTVGLPFRDGTLVDALRTEYELKIELEQLVGAVALKVVLDVQPSVRTLITWKEEGQSSEMQETQLNNWIPLEVEGWVPAGSSVLLDTAVSVGAEPIDPKHLEDRLGDRRDYILITPTAAVESE from the coding sequence ATGCTCGACTTCGCGACCGAGGCGACGCAAGGGCTAAGCGATCTGATCTGGCTGGCTCTGCTGCATTCAACCTGGATCGGCCTGGCGATCGGCTCAATCTCGGCCGTCGCCGCCTGGCTGATCCCCCCGGCCGCGCACCGCGCCCGGCACCTGATGCACCTCGCGGCTCTCGCCCTCCTGTTCGGTGGATCCCTGGTTGGAGGCGTCGTCCAGACAGGGTTCAGTCGAAGCGAGACCGAACCGCGGGTCCAGGGGGTCCCCAGCGCCGTTGAACGCTCCCCGGAATCGATCACTCTGCGGATCACCCCGACCGAACCGGCGGAGTCGCCGCCGCCGTCTCCCTCACCCCGCGGAGAAACGCACGTCGATGTTGGATGGATCAAGGCCAGGGCCGCGTCGGTCGTCCAGGCATTGCGACCCGTCGCGATGGCCGCGTGGTGCCTCGGGGCCGCGACGTTCGGGTTGATGCTGGTGCTGGGCTCGTCGAGCCTGAGGAGGATTCGTCGGGAGTCGACGCCGGCCGAAGTCCTCGACGGCCGCGCCCGGACGTTCTCAAGGCTGCTGCGACTCCGCCGCGTCCCCGAAATCCGCGTCCATTCGGGGATCTCCGAGCCATGCCTCGCCGGCCTCGTTCGGCCGGTCGTGCTGCTCCCAGCCGACTGGCTCGCAACGGCGACCGTCGACGAGGTCAACGCCGTCCTCGCCCACGAGTTGTCCCACGCCCGACGCCTCGACCACCTGACGTATCCAGCGCTCCGATTCGTCCAAGCGTGCTTGTTCTTTCACCCCTGCGTCTACTGGCTGTCTCGAAACGCCCGACGCGAGGCCGAGCACGCCGCCGACATCCTTGCCGCACGGATCACAGGCGATCCGGCTGCGCTGGCCCGAGCCCTGGAATCGGTCGCGCGCCTTCAAACCCGTCGCCCCACCATTCATCGACTCGGTCTCGCCCTCGGCGGCGAGCGCTCCTCACTTCTGCCTCGAATTCAGGAGTTGCTCGGCATGACGCCCAAACGCCCTCGCCCAATCATTTGGCCCCTCGCCGCGTTCCCGGCCGCCGTCGTCTTCGCGGGGATCGCCGCGACGGCTCGTCCCGTGCCGAACCTGGACGGCCCTTCGGCCTTCCCCTCCGCCGCATCGGCACCGACTCCCAAGAGATATTTCCCACGTCCGAAGCCGCCCGCCGCGCCGGTCCCTCTGACCCGAGAGGAGCGCAAGCGGTTGTTATGGATGGACCGGCAGAAAATTACGGCCGAGGACCAACGGAGGCTCGACTCTCTCGCCAAGATCTCCTTCAAACTCCAAACCTTGAATATGACGGAATCCGCCTGGCGTCGACTCTCCAAAGAGGGATACCACGATCTGAGCACGCTGCAACCCGGCCGTGCCTGGCGAGTAGACACGACGACCCTGAATACGGAACTGAGTCGGCTCGACTCCTCCGAGCTTAAGAGGACGCCGGGGACCCCCAACACGCAAACTTATTACGAGGGTGTTCAGGGTGGAATTCGATTGATACACGGCGGCACGAGCACAGCCTCGTCCTGGACGGCATGTACGAACCAGAGCGACTTCCGCCTGACGGTTGGTCTGCCGTTTCGCGATGGGACTTTGGTCGACGCGCTCCGGACCGAGTACGAACTGAAGATCGAACTCGAACAGCTCGTCGGTGCCGTCGCGTTGAAGGTTGTTCTCGACGTCCAGCCGTCCGTCAGAACACTGATCACATGGAAGGAGGAGGGGCAATCCTCGGAGATGCAAGAAACGCAACTCAATAATTGGATACCTCTCGAAGTCGAGGGCTGGGTGCCTGCAGGATCGTCGGTGCTGCTCGACACAGCGGTGTCGGTCGGTGCTGAGCCGATCGATCCGAAACATCTCGAGGATCGATTGGGGGACAGACGCGACTACATACTCATCACCCCAACTGCGGCGGTCGAGTCGGAGTAG